The following proteins are encoded in a genomic region of Cricetulus griseus strain 17A/GY chromosome 7, alternate assembly CriGri-PICRH-1.0, whole genome shotgun sequence:
- the LOC118239201 gene encoding collagen alpha-1(I) chain-like gives MALSEGPQLGSWGVAWPVVLQKEERQRGVLTGEFAALGESAVVPQHSPTWSWREDGAVRWVYTPPLCAREKESSQRWILHGWSAGDTGGRRPQKPQGCAREDAAQTGLPNPGHASGRLGSPGNPGSPSKPPGTQSPPAAPSQSRPPGPIREKAEGSPGSRGRGYLEARGCNPVWVSVSTASAPSRRLDTAGVRGVRSSERSRPGGRGSGARGDGSGHGESRAEAETLPGAPDWGGGGYGAGVGGRLPVSKARPLQPRANH, from the exons ATGGCCCTCTCAGAAGGGCCCCAGCTAGGCAGCTGGGGGGTGGCATGGCCTGTGGTGCTGCAGAAAGAGGAAAGACAG AGGGGGGTGCTGACAGGAGAGTTTGCAGCCCTTGGGGAATCAGCTGTTGTCCCCCAACATTCCCctacctggagctggagagaagatGGGGCCGTGAGATGGGTGTACACCCCACCACTGTGTGCACG agaaaaggagagttCCCAGCGGTGGATCCTCCACGGCTGGAGTGCCGGGGACACAGGCGGCAGACGGCCGCAGAAGCCTCAAGGCTGCGCGCGCGAAGATGCGGCGCAGACGGGGCTCCCCAACCCCGGACACGCCAGCGGCAGGCTGGGAAGCCCAGGAAACCCCGGGTCCCCGTCGAAACCGCCCGGCACCCAGTCCCCGCCCGCAGCTCCCAGCCAGAGCAGGCCACCGGGCCCGATACGTGAGAAAGCCGAGGGCTCCCCAGGATCCCGGGGGAGAGGTTACCTCGAAGCGAGGGGATGCAACCCCGTCTGGGTGTCTGTGAGCACAGCGTCTGCCCCAAGCCGGCGCCTCGACACTGCCGGAGTCAGGGGTGTGAGGTCCTCGGAGAGGAGCCGTCCGGGGGGCCGCGGCTCAGGGGCGCGGGGCGACGGCAGCGGCCATGGCGAGTCACGTGCGGAGGCTGAAACTTTACCCGGAGCCCCAGACTGGGGGGGCGGAGGGTATGGAGCCGGGGTGGGAGGGAGGCTCCCCGTCTCGAAGGCCCGCCCTTTGCAGCCACGGGCCAATCACTAG